From one Acidobacteriota bacterium genomic stretch:
- a CDS encoding CDP-alcohol phosphatidyltransferase family protein produces MISEAIGAACKRIIDAIVRTLARSRINPNVLTFIGLLINIGCATLYGYGKFFAAGLLMIFANLFDMLDGQVARLRGRVTQFGAFFDSTLDRYSDIIVYVGIMIFYARDTVAHSTLLVALTGLALVGSVMVSYSRARAESLDIACKVGFLERPERVVLLIIGSLTEIGPQSYFLHKMPQVLWVIAVLSHWTVVHRIYHTYRELREADRAKVEAAQVKLRAAQANEKVIRADYSVQN; encoded by the coding sequence ATGATTAGTGAAGCCATCGGGGCAGCGTGCAAACGCATAATAGATGCCATCGTGCGAACGCTCGCTCGCAGTCGTATCAACCCGAACGTGCTGACCTTTATCGGATTACTGATCAATATCGGCTGCGCGACATTATACGGGTATGGCAAGTTTTTTGCGGCGGGTCTGTTAATGATCTTCGCCAATCTCTTTGATATGTTGGACGGACAGGTGGCGCGGCTGCGCGGTCGGGTTACCCAGTTCGGCGCGTTCTTTGATTCAACGCTAGACCGTTATTCGGACATTATCGTCTACGTTGGCATTATGATTTTTTATGCGCGGGATACGGTCGCGCATTCGACATTGCTGGTGGCGCTCACGGGACTGGCGCTCGTTGGTTCGGTGATGGTGAGTTATTCGCGCGCCCGCGCCGAATCTTTAGACATTGCCTGCAAGGTTGGATTTTTGGAAAGACCAGAGCGCGTCGTATTACTGATTATCGGTTCGCTTACGGAAATCGGGCCACAGAGTTATTTCCTGCACAAGATGCCGCAGGTTTTGTGGGTGATTGCGGTGCTTTCACATTGGACGGTAGTACATCGGATTTATCATACCTACCGTGAACTGAGAGAAGCCGACCGCGCCAAAGTCGAAGCGGCGCAGGTTAAGTTGAGAGCCGCGCAAGCGAACGAAAAAGTTATCCGGGCAGATTATTCTGTTCAAAATTGA
- the accC gene encoding acetyl-CoA carboxylase biotin carboxylase subunit has translation MFKKILIANRGEIAVRIARACREMNISPVAVYSDVDRASLHVRVCDEAVHIGAAPSSESYLVIEKIIDAAKRTGAEAIHPGYGFLSENAVFADTVEQAGLTLIGPPASAMRLMGSKTSARIAAQNANAPVVPGTTSAIESVEEAIAIADNIGYPVMLKAAAGGGGKGMRLVRSREEIAAAISMAQSEALSSFKDASVYIEKYIERPRHIEIQLIGDRYGNLVYLGERECSLQRRHQKVVEECPSPVVDAGLRKRMGEAAVEIARAAGYYNAGTIEFLVDQEKNFYFLEMNTRLQVEHPVTELVTGRDLVHEQIRVAAGEQLAFTQDEIVMRGAAIECRIYAEDPDNNFLPSPGRINKITRPSGPGVRDDSGVYEGWEVPVYYDSLLAKFCVWAETRDAAINRLERALDEYAIEGIKTTLPFFKAITQNDAFRQAEFDTGFIDCYLNQKNSDDNESLDATQTELRDLASLAAVLHTKAKAQQIKQANPQQSESRWKMSGRVAQRRF, from the coding sequence ATGTTCAAAAAAATTTTGATAGCCAATCGCGGAGAAATCGCCGTGCGCATCGCCCGCGCTTGTCGTGAAATGAACATTTCGCCGGTTGCCGTTTATTCGGACGTTGACCGCGCTTCGCTTCACGTTCGCGTCTGCGATGAAGCCGTGCATATTGGCGCAGCGCCATCGAGCGAAAGCTATCTGGTGATTGAAAAAATTATTGATGCGGCAAAACGCACAGGCGCGGAAGCGATTCATCCGGGCTACGGGTTTTTATCTGAAAACGCCGTTTTTGCCGACACTGTCGAACAAGCCGGACTGACCTTGATTGGCCCGCCCGCATCAGCTATGCGACTGATGGGTTCCAAAACCAGCGCCCGCATCGCCGCGCAAAACGCCAATGCGCCGGTGGTTCCCGGTACGACATCGGCGATTGAATCCGTCGAAGAAGCTATCGCAATCGCTGATAACATTGGCTACCCGGTCATGCTTAAAGCCGCAGCCGGGGGCGGCGGCAAAGGCATGCGCCTGGTGCGGTCACGCGAGGAAATTGCGGCGGCGATTTCGATGGCGCAATCCGAAGCCCTGTCGAGTTTCAAAGATGCTTCCGTGTACATTGAAAAATATATCGAACGCCCGCGTCACATCGAGATTCAATTGATTGGCGACCGTTATGGCAATCTGGTTTATCTCGGCGAACGCGAATGTTCCTTGCAACGCCGTCATCAAAAAGTTGTCGAAGAATGTCCTTCGCCGGTGGTTGATGCGGGTTTGCGAAAACGTATGGGTGAAGCGGCTGTCGAGATAGCTCGCGCTGCCGGTTATTACAACGCCGGGACGATTGAATTTCTGGTTGATCAGGAAAAAAATTTTTACTTTCTGGAAATGAACACGCGGTTGCAGGTCGAGCATCCGGTTACCGAACTGGTCACCGGGCGCGATCTGGTTCACGAACAGATTCGCGTGGCGGCAGGCGAACAGCTCGCTTTCACCCAGGATGAAATCGTGATGCGCGGCGCAGCGATTGAATGCCGCATCTATGCCGAAGACCCCGATAATAATTTTTTGCCGAGTCCCGGACGCATCAATAAAATCACCCGCCCGTCGGGTCCCGGCGTGCGCGATGACAGCGGTGTGTATGAAGGTTGGGAAGTGCCGGTGTATTACGATTCGCTGCTTGCGAAATTCTGCGTGTGGGCAGAAACCCGCGATGCGGCAATCAATCGTCTGGAGCGGGCGCTTGATGAATACGCCATAGAAGGTATTAAAACCACTTTGCCGTTTTTCAAAGCCATCACGCAAAACGACGCCTTCCGTCAAGCTGAGTTCGACACCGGTTTTATTGACTGCTATTTGAATCAAAAAAACAGTGACGATAATGAAAGCCTCGATGCTACGCAAACCGAGTTGCGCGATTTAGCAAGCCTGGCGGCGGTTTTACACACTAAAGCCAAAGCGCAACAAATCAAGCAAGCCAATCCTCAACAGAGTGAAAGCCGTTGGAAAATGAGCGGGCGCGTCGCGCAAAGACGATTTTAG
- a CDS encoding acetyl-CoA carboxylase biotin carboxyl carrier protein subunit, which yields MKYETEIDSQAISLELNEQDGRVFAKIGERNYEIEVGYPEDGVYLLFVGDKIYEARVADGDNQSLKVSLRGKNFAATIVDRKHLRAGAQHHEDGRQQLVAPMPGKVVRVILKVDDEVESGQGVVVVEAMKMQNEIKSPKAGRVTEIRVNEGEAVAAGQILAIVE from the coding sequence ATGAAATACGAAACCGAAATCGACAGTCAAGCAATCAGTCTGGAACTTAATGAACAAGACGGGCGCGTCTTTGCTAAAATCGGCGAGCGCAATTATGAAATCGAGGTGGGATATCCCGAAGATGGTGTTTATCTGCTTTTTGTCGGCGATAAAATTTACGAAGCTCGTGTTGCCGATGGTGATAATCAATCGCTAAAAGTTTCGCTGCGCGGCAAAAATTTCGCGGCAACTATCGTTGACCGCAAACACCTGCGCGCAGGTGCGCAACACCATGAAGATGGACGCCAACAACTGGTTGCACCCATGCCCGGTAAAGTGGTTCGGGTGATTCTAAAGGTTGATGATGAAGTCGAATCGGGACAAGGTGTGGTGGTGGTTGAAGCCATGAAGATGCAGAATGAAATCAAATCGCCGAAAGCCGGTCGCGTTACAGAGATTCGCGTCAATGAAGGCGAAGCCGTTGCCGCCGGTCAAATTCTCGCCATTGTCGAATAA
- a CDS encoding ATP-dependent Clp protease ATP-binding subunit: MSKEQLLNSLSEETREALENAKRLALWKGGVLTPLHLMVALLEYLMATSENVSKEPARLLQTAHETLSARFPHQGDSITITKETQKVIGEANEVARLSGKATVSPLDLLHAAMESDHVKEALFDATLRDVALADIEKKFQSISLGKIEKRQQPTFTPQAYEIDLAPEPQNQVATKPQLTGVLGEFCSDLAEESLIDSAHQFVGRDREMTAVLETLCRKLKNNPLLIGKPGVGKTALVTAVAARLRAGNAPARLKGKRVLEVSRLRLLADAKYSGDIEERLKCLIEEVKRAGDVILFFDEIHTLLNAGGAGGVGDIANLLKSSLSKGDITCIGATTLSEYYKYIARDEALARRFSTITIEEPSLEETKHILMQARVAFENHHGIKINDAAVALIVDLADRYLHSRSFPDKAFDLMDKAAAKATLAGHENLSRDCVTEALSETTGLPLEIMDEDPAERLERLEDFLNAAVPGQARAARDIARVVRIAKLRLELRPERPDGVFLFVGVEGAGKHEMAIALAKFLYGSSKKMVDFDMSQFSENWSLARLIGAEPGYVGYGDRSGLLSKAAEDNPHSVLYFRNVDLAHPVVQQFLGEAFEQGSFTDATGARISLSNTTVIMALSQISESNKYTPVGFHPHSDESEARPLTGNLKMSGSLRLRERGSAYNLTETLAAAIDEVIEFQVLDRAATEKIIGERLESLKARLEAAQPVIVHLDNALVSFFAEKLTRERKSLAQLERIWQETILIPFTNLHANKHNGGTRMEVTICVENQAVIVAMQKDGVSKSEH, from the coding sequence ATGTCAAAAGAGCAACTGCTGAATTCATTGAGTGAAGAGACGCGCGAAGCCTTAGAAAACGCTAAACGGCTGGCGTTATGGAAAGGTGGCGTGCTGACGCCACTTCATTTGATGGTGGCGTTGCTCGAATATCTGATGGCGACGTCGGAAAATGTCAGCAAGGAACCGGCCAGGCTTTTGCAAACCGCACACGAAACCCTGAGCGCGCGGTTTCCACATCAAGGCGATTCCATAACCATCACTAAAGAAACGCAAAAAGTTATCGGTGAAGCCAATGAAGTCGCGCGTTTATCAGGCAAAGCCACGGTTTCGCCTCTCGATTTATTACACGCGGCGATGGAAAGTGACCATGTCAAAGAAGCCTTGTTTGACGCTACCTTGCGTGATGTTGCGCTTGCCGATATTGAGAAAAAATTTCAATCCATTTCGCTTGGCAAAATTGAAAAGCGGCAACAACCAACGTTCACGCCTCAAGCGTATGAAATTGATTTGGCGCCGGAACCGCAAAATCAAGTGGCAACCAAGCCGCAACTCACAGGCGTTCTGGGTGAATTTTGTTCAGACCTTGCCGAAGAATCGTTGATTGATTCTGCGCATCAATTTGTCGGGCGCGACCGCGAAATGACCGCGGTTTTGGAAACCCTTTGTCGCAAACTTAAAAACAATCCGTTGTTAATCGGCAAACCCGGCGTCGGCAAAACCGCATTAGTTACGGCGGTCGCGGCGCGTTTGCGCGCGGGCAATGCCCCCGCGAGACTGAAAGGCAAACGGGTGCTTGAAGTTTCACGCCTGCGTTTGCTTGCCGACGCGAAATATTCCGGCGATATCGAAGAGCGTTTGAAATGCTTGATTGAAGAGGTCAAACGCGCCGGCGATGTCATTTTATTCTTCGATGAAATTCACACGCTGCTCAATGCAGGGGGCGCGGGCGGCGTCGGCGATATTGCCAACCTGCTCAAATCATCGCTTTCAAAAGGCGACATCACCTGCATCGGCGCGACCACGCTTTCCGAATATTACAAATACATCGCGCGTGATGAAGCGCTTGCCCGCAGGTTCAGCACCATCACCATTGAAGAGCCATCGCTTGAAGAGACCAAGCACATTTTGATGCAGGCGCGCGTTGCATTTGAAAATCATCACGGCATCAAAATCAACGATGCGGCGGTCGCGTTGATTGTTGACCTTGCTGACCGTTATCTGCATTCGCGCAGTTTTCCCGACAAAGCTTTTGACCTGATGGACAAAGCTGCCGCCAAAGCCACACTTGCCGGACATGAAAATTTATCGCGGGATTGCGTCACCGAAGCGCTTTCGGAAACCACAGGTTTGCCGCTTGAAATTATGGACGAAGACCCGGCGGAGCGATTGGAACGATTGGAAGATTTTTTGAACGCCGCAGTGCCCGGACAAGCGCGCGCGGCGCGTGATATTGCCCGCGTCGTGCGCATCGCAAAATTGCGTCTGGAACTGCGTCCCGAAAGACCTGATGGCGTCTTTCTTTTCGTCGGCGTCGAAGGTGCGGGTAAACATGAAATGGCGATTGCGCTGGCGAAATTTTTGTATGGCTCGTCGAAAAAAATGGTTGATTTCGATATGAGCCAGTTCAGCGAAAACTGGTCGTTGGCGCGGCTTATCGGCGCGGAACCCGGTTATGTCGGCTACGGCGACCGCAGCGGATTGTTATCGAAAGCCGCCGAAGACAACCCGCATTCGGTTCTCTATTTTCGCAATGTCGATTTGGCGCACCCGGTGGTTCAGCAATTTTTAGGTGAAGCGTTTGAGCAGGGCAGTTTCACGGACGCTACGGGCGCGCGCATTTCGCTTTCCAACACAACGGTTATTATGGCGCTTTCGCAAATCAGCGAAAGTAACAAATACACGCCGGTCGGGTTTCACCCGCATAGCGATGAAAGCGAGGCGCGACCGCTTACCGGCAATTTGAAAATGTCGGGCAGTTTGCGCTTGCGTGAACGCGGTTCCGCGTACAATTTAACCGAAACCCTGGCGGCAGCAATCGATGAAGTCATCGAGTTTCAGGTTCTCGACCGCGCCGCAACTGAAAAAATCATCGGCGAAAGACTTGAATCGTTGAAAGCGCGACTGGAAGCCGCCCAGCCTGTGATTGTGCATCTTGATAATGCCTTGGTGAGTTTTTTTGCGGAAAAACTGACTCGCGAGCGCAAGAGTCTCGCGCAACTCGAACGCATCTGGCAGGAGACGATTTTAATCCCCTTCACTAACCTGCATGCCAATAAGCATAACGGCGGCACACGCATGGAAGTCACCATTTGCGTTGAAAACCAGGCGGTGATTGTCGCTATGCAAAAAGATGGCGTTAGCAAAAGCGAGCACTAA
- a CDS encoding M48 family metallopeptidase produces MKRSLLKRVAVFLLAALLGSPATLFAEDKKDTKDSKDANKTTAQSSSNSKLGDKENPEMIGKRNINKGVLPNFYSLEKEVALGRQLAAQVDRQAKFIDDPMITEYINRVGQNLVLHSDAKVPFTIKVLDSDDVNAFALPGGFFYVNKGLILAADNEAEIAGVMAHEIAHVAARHGTEQDSKATLANYAMIPLIFMSGGLAAIAYNAAQIGVPLAFLRFSRGAENEADMLGSQYAWAAGYDPNSFVHFFEKLEKKEKDKPGTLSKLFRTHPPTPDRIEHVRGLVTKFPDKDEYIINTSDFTKVKNRLLALTNARTVDGADRPGDGQKRPTLKRRKEGEDPNQTKPEEEAPKDRPTLKRRDSDGTKPPANP; encoded by the coding sequence ATGAAAAGAAGCCTTCTAAAACGCGTTGCCGTTTTTCTCTTGGCGGCGTTGCTCGGCTCTCCCGCCACGTTGTTTGCTGAAGATAAAAAAGACACCAAAGATTCAAAAGATGCCAACAAAACGACGGCGCAATCTTCATCCAACAGCAAATTGGGCGATAAAGAAAATCCCGAAATGATTGGCAAACGCAACATCAACAAAGGCGTATTACCCAATTTCTATTCACTGGAAAAAGAGGTCGCGCTTGGGCGTCAACTCGCCGCACAGGTTGACCGGCAAGCCAAATTTATTGACGACCCGATGATTACCGAATACATCAACCGCGTTGGTCAAAACTTGGTGTTGCACTCGGATGCCAAAGTTCCGTTCACCATCAAAGTGCTTGATTCCGATGACGTGAACGCCTTTGCTCTGCCCGGCGGATTTTTCTATGTCAACAAAGGCTTGATTCTGGCTGCCGATAACGAAGCCGAAATCGCCGGCGTCATGGCGCATGAAATCGCTCACGTTGCCGCGCGTCACGGAACCGAACAGGACTCAAAAGCGACGCTTGCCAACTATGCCATGATTCCGCTGATTTTCATGTCAGGCGGACTTGCGGCAATCGCTTACAATGCAGCGCAGATTGGTGTGCCGCTGGCATTTCTCAGATTCAGTCGCGGCGCAGAAAACGAAGCCGATATGCTCGGTTCACAATATGCCTGGGCTGCCGGTTACGACCCCAACAGCTTTGTGCATTTCTTTGAAAAACTCGAAAAGAAAGAGAAAGACAAACCCGGCACGCTTTCAAAACTTTTCCGCACCCATCCACCAACCCCTGACCGCATTGAGCATGTTCGCGGATTGGTGACCAAGTTTCCCGATAAGGATGAATACATCATCAACACGTCGGATTTCACCAAGGTGAAAAATCGTTTGCTGGCGCTTACCAATGCGCGCACCGTTGATGGCGCAGACCGACCTGGCGACGGACAAAAACGCCCGACCCTCAAGCGACGCAAAGAAGGCGAAGACCCGAATCAGACGAAACCCGAAGAAGAAGCTCCGAAAGATCGCCCGACTCTCAAGCGACGCGACAGCGACGGCACCAAGCCACCGGCTAATCCGTAA
- a CDS encoding MFS transporter, with translation MSTTETQLSLLPVTKKEILGWCMYDVADSAFTTVIVTTAYALYYGTVVVGDAGRADFLWGLGASISEALVAVVAPILGAIADYSGSRKKFLAVCAVTITLFTAALYFVGPGAAILGLGLYIIANIGFAGGGVFIDSFLPGISDESNAGRISGFKWTLGYLSGLVATALCLPLAYNIVENPNPQQLSLARLIPVVIAAYYAIAVVPTFVFLRERSIPKPLPAGETYLTVGFRQLKHTLKHISRYRELLKLLIAFLIYNDGVVTVIYFAARYAKETVGFESADILKLFIVMNVIAAAGAFAFGWIADRIGQKTTIMISLCIWLAAVVLAYFSYSKESFYVVATFAGIGMGSCQSVTRSLVALFTPKENAAEFFGFLGIAGKALAFLGPLIFGSISNATGSQRPAILAIGSFFIVGMIVLSFVNEARGKAAARIPVDR, from the coding sequence ATGTCAACTACTGAAACGCAACTCTCCCTTCTTCCCGTTACCAAAAAAGAAATACTCGGCTGGTGCATGTACGATGTGGCGGATTCGGCATTCACCACGGTCATCGTCACCACCGCTTATGCGCTGTATTACGGCACTGTCGTCGTAGGCGATGCCGGTCGAGCAGACTTTCTTTGGGGACTGGGTGCCTCCATTTCAGAAGCGCTGGTTGCGGTGGTCGCACCGATACTTGGCGCGATTGCCGATTATTCGGGAAGCCGGAAAAAATTTCTCGCGGTTTGTGCTGTTACCATCACCCTGTTTACAGCCGCACTCTATTTTGTAGGTCCCGGCGCAGCCATTTTAGGATTGGGGTTATACATTATTGCCAATATCGGATTTGCCGGAGGCGGCGTGTTTATTGATAGCTTTTTACCCGGCATTTCCGATGAGTCAAATGCCGGACGCATCTCCGGTTTCAAATGGACGCTGGGTTATTTGAGCGGACTCGTTGCCACCGCTTTATGCCTGCCACTGGCGTACAACATTGTTGAAAACCCCAATCCTCAGCAACTCTCATTGGCGCGGTTGATTCCCGTAGTGATTGCCGCTTATTACGCGATTGCGGTGGTTCCGACATTTGTGTTCTTACGCGAACGCAGTATTCCTAAACCTTTACCTGCCGGTGAAACCTATTTGACGGTTGGTTTTCGTCAACTCAAACACACCCTCAAGCACATCAGCCGTTATCGTGAGCTTTTAAAATTGTTGATTGCCTTTCTCATCTACAACGATGGCGTGGTTACGGTAATCTATTTTGCCGCGCGCTATGCCAAAGAGACCGTAGGATTTGAATCGGCGGATATTCTCAAACTGTTTATCGTCATGAATGTCATTGCGGCAGCGGGCGCATTTGCATTTGGTTGGATAGCTGATCGCATCGGACAAAAAACGACGATAATGATTTCGCTGTGCATTTGGCTGGCGGCTGTGGTGCTTGCTTACTTTTCTTATTCAAAAGAGAGTTTTTATGTTGTCGCTACGTTTGCGGGAATCGGTATGGGGTCGTGTCAATCGGTGACCCGCAGTTTGGTTGCCTTGTTTACGCCGAAAGAAAATGCGGCGGAATTCTTCGGGTTTTTAGGCATTGCCGGCAAAGCTCTGGCATTTTTAGGACCATTGATTTTTGGTTCAATCTCAAACGCTACCGGCAGTCAACGTCCGGCAATTCTGGCTATCGGTTCATTCTTCATCGTCGGCATGATTGTCCTGTCATTCGTCAATGAAGCGCGTGGCAAAGCGGCAGCTAGAATTCCAGTTGACCGATAA
- a CDS encoding NifU family protein: protein MSASPSDIRIRADVDQADANVCRFTVDRQVYEGAAVFNNRDEAKQDKLAVNLFAIPGVAKVELNDNQVTVTKSGFDDWRQVGKRIGSAIRFFLNPPPEIPADQLLAPDQLRKRIQQILNEQINPGVASHGGFVELIDVTDNNVFLRMGGGCQGCGAADVTLKMGVERLLREEVPQIQNVFDATDHAAGQNPYYTASK, encoded by the coding sequence ATGAGTGCATCACCAAGCGATATTCGTATTAGAGCCGATGTCGACCAGGCGGACGCCAATGTTTGCCGCTTCACCGTTGACCGGCAGGTTTATGAAGGCGCAGCCGTATTTAACAATCGTGATGAAGCTAAACAGGATAAACTGGCGGTTAATCTATTCGCCATTCCCGGCGTTGCCAAAGTTGAATTGAATGATAATCAGGTGACCGTGACCAAGAGCGGTTTCGATGATTGGCGACAGGTTGGCAAACGCATCGGTTCGGCAATTCGCTTTTTCCTCAATCCGCCGCCGGAAATTCCCGCAGACCAGTTGCTCGCGCCCGATCAGTTGCGCAAACGCATTCAACAGATTCTCAATGAACAGATCAATCCGGGCGTCGCTTCACATGGCGGCTTTGTCGAACTCATTGACGTAACCGATAACAATGTCTTCCTGAGAATGGGCGGCGGGTGTCAGGGATGTGGCGCAGCGGATGTCACCTTGAAGATGGGCGTCGAGCGCTTGTTGCGCGAAGAAGTGCCGCAAATTCAAAACGTTTTCGATGCCACCGATCACGCTGCCGGGCAAAACCCATATTACACCGCGTCAAAATAA
- a CDS encoding DUF4344 domain-containing metallopeptidase, whose translation MNKLPVFSSLRTLRVSVMVCSLLFLLLSNVVYSGNQPPTTLSPNFQTKAAPAKGKGIFKFAYMPVKNKAHLRFQENLKKIKLLENLAADLNDSIILPTDMTIYLVECGEANAFYNPEKHEIQLCYEYLAEIEAAFKPDTKSAAELNEAVMGDLLHTFYHELGHALIDILDLPVTGKEEDAVDQLSTFILADGTDEGEAAIISSARMFLIQHEQDDTDIEDLPFWDEHSLNAQRFYNLICWLYGHDEKRYASFVKDGVLPEDRAEQCGHEFEQLSKSWSRLLAPHLK comes from the coding sequence ATGAACAAATTGCCAGTTTTTTCCTCACTCCGAACACTCAGGGTTAGCGTGATGGTTTGCTCACTGCTGTTCCTGCTGCTCAGTAACGTCGTCTATTCCGGCAATCAACCGCCCACAACTCTTAGCCCGAATTTTCAAACCAAAGCCGCGCCCGCAAAAGGCAAAGGCATATTCAAATTCGCCTATATGCCGGTTAAAAACAAGGCGCATCTGCGTTTTCAAGAGAACCTGAAAAAAATCAAATTGCTTGAAAACCTTGCCGCTGATTTGAATGACAGCATCATCTTGCCCACTGATATGACGATTTATTTAGTTGAATGTGGCGAAGCCAATGCCTTCTACAATCCTGAAAAACACGAGATACAACTTTGCTATGAATATCTCGCTGAAATCGAAGCGGCATTTAAACCCGACACCAAATCGGCTGCCGAATTGAACGAAGCGGTAATGGGTGACTTGTTACATACGTTCTATCATGAACTCGGGCACGCCTTGATTGATATACTCGACCTTCCGGTTACCGGCAAAGAAGAGGATGCAGTTGACCAACTCTCTACCTTCATTCTCGCCGATGGCACGGACGAAGGCGAAGCCGCCATTATCTCATCCGCAAGAATGTTTCTTATCCAGCATGAACAGGATGACACGGATATTGAAGATTTACCTTTCTGGGATGAGCATTCACTCAATGCTCAACGATTTTATAATCTCATCTGCTGGCTCTATGGACACGATGAAAAGAGATACGCAAGCTTTGTCAAAGACGGCGTCTTGCCGGAAGACCGCGCCGAACAATGCGGACATGAATTCGAGCAACTCAGCAAAAGTTGGTCGCGGTTGCTTGCGCCGCATTTAAAGTAG
- a CDS encoding DUF4436 family protein, which produces MSASSAPPAGGSNMIGKIIAGVALLALLIAYFTVLNGFRHEGENRSVNISDKSNAGEDYIEINIKVVSVDPVKGDLITRLSFEPHGALAKDEFSPANDLTLLINSATGKQEHKFEKGKRMNPIDATLTLDGESSEYPFDSHEADLILLMTTPVQEKAEEPKEEPREGAESEPAPKQPQKASVYDSNEPVAMAVEFTGSVPGLKLDAEKDKESEVGYTGIEMTISRSTTVLFFSSFVMVLMLGLATMATGLMLRFWLGKRKVELAAMSLYGAMLFAFPALRNSQPGVPPIGTYSDYISFFWAEILIGICLLIIGSLWVIRRPS; this is translated from the coding sequence ATGTCAGCATCCTCAGCGCCGCCCGCTGGCGGCAGTAATATGATAGGCAAAATCATTGCCGGGGTCGCTTTGCTCGCATTGTTAATCGCTTACTTTACGGTCTTGAACGGTTTTCGTCATGAAGGCGAAAACCGTTCCGTAAATATTTCCGACAAGAGCAACGCCGGCGAAGACTATATTGAAATCAATATCAAAGTGGTTTCCGTTGACCCGGTCAAAGGCGATTTGATTACGCGCCTCAGTTTTGAGCCGCATGGCGCGCTGGCGAAAGATGAATTTTCGCCCGCCAATGATTTAACTTTGCTCATCAACAGCGCCACCGGCAAACAGGAACACAAGTTTGAAAAAGGTAAACGCATGAATCCGATTGACGCGACGCTGACGCTTGACGGCGAATCCAGCGAATACCCGTTCGATTCGCATGAAGCCGATTTGATTCTGCTGATGACCACACCCGTACAAGAAAAAGCCGAAGAGCCGAAAGAAGAACCGCGCGAAGGCGCGGAAAGCGAACCGGCTCCGAAACAGCCGCAAAAAGCCAGTGTTTACGATAGCAATGAACCCGTGGCAATGGCGGTTGAATTCACCGGTTCGGTGCCGGGTCTCAAACTCGACGCCGAGAAAGATAAAGAGAGCGAGGTCGGTTACACGGGCATCGAAATGACCATTTCGCGTTCGACAACGGTGTTGTTTTTTTCGAGCTTTGTGATGGTTTTGATGTTGGGTCTGGCAACTATGGCTACCGGCTTGATGCTGCGTTTCTGGCTCGGCAAACGCAAAGTTGAACTTGCCGCAATGAGTTTGTACGGCGCAATGCTCTTTGCGTTTCCGGCGTTGCGCAACAGTCAACCGGGCGTGCCGCCGATTGGCACCTACAGCGATTATATCTCGTTTTTCTGGGCTGAAATTTTAATCGGCATTTGCCTGTTGATTATCGGCTCGCTGTGGGTCATTCGCCGTCCGTCATAA